The following coding sequences lie in one Benincasa hispida cultivar B227 chromosome 6, ASM972705v1, whole genome shotgun sequence genomic window:
- the LOC120079544 gene encoding probable prolyl 4-hydroxylase 7 isoform X2: MDSRRFLAFCLCFLSVFTGFARLPELRSQKKSGSVIRLKTDSSPLVFDPTRVTQLSWEPRAFLYKGFLSDKECDHLIDLAKDKLEKSMVADNESGKSVSSEVRTSSGMFLRKAQDEIVAAIEARISAWTLLPAENGESIQILHYENGQKYEPHFDFFHDKVNQELGGHRIATVLMYLSNVEKGGETIFPNSEFKESQEKDESWSDCARKGYAVKARKGDALLFFSLRPDATTDVKSLHGSCPVIEGEKWSATKWIHVRSFEKATRVSRQDCVDENENCQIWAKRGECKKNPTYMVGSEDALGYCRKSCRAC; encoded by the exons ATGGATTCCCGACGATTCCTCGCTTTTTGTCTCTGTTTTCTCTCCGTCTTTACAGGCTTCGCTCGCTTGCCGGAATTGCGTTCGCAGAAGAAATC TGGATCTGTGATTCGATTGAAGACGGATTCATCTCCGCTCGTTTTCGATCCAACACGAGTCACTCAACTCTCCTGGGAACCCAG GGCATTTTTGTATAAGGGATTTTTATCTGATAAGGAATGTGATCATCTAATCGATCTG GCCAAGGATAAATTGGAGAAGTCAATGGTAGCAGATAATGAGTCTGGTAAGAGTGTAAGTAGTGAAGTCCGAACGAGTTCTGGCATGTTCCTTCGGAAAGCCCAG GATGAGATTGTTGCTGCCATTGAGGCCAGGATATCTGCATGGACATTACTTCCCGCAG AAAATGGAGAATCCATTCAAATTCTTCACTATGAGAATGGTCAAAAGTATGAAccacattttgatttttttcacgACAAGGTGAATCAGGAGTTGGGTGGCCACCGAATAGCCACAGTCTTGATGTATTTATCCAATGTTGAAAAGGGTGGAGAAACCATCTTTCCAAATTCAGAG TTTAAAGAATCTCAAGAAAAGGATGAAAGCTGGTCTGATTGTGCTCGAAAGGGTTATGCAG TTAAAGCACGGAAGGGTGATGCACTGTTGTTCTTCAGCCTCCGTCCCGATGCAACGACGGATGTCAAAAGCTTGCACGGTAGTTGCCCTGTAATTGAGGGCGAGAAATGGTCTGCAACCAAGTGGATTCACGTGAGATCCTTTGAGAAGGCAACTCGTGTAAGTAGGCAGGATTGTGTGGACGAGAACGAAAATTGCCAGATATGGGCAAAAAGGGGAGAGTGCAAAAAGAACCCGACCTACATGGTGGGTTCTGAAGATGCTTTAGGATACTGTAGGAAGAGTTGCAGAGCATGTTAA
- the LOC120079544 gene encoding probable prolyl 4-hydroxylase 7 isoform X1 has product MDSRRFLAFCLCFLSVFTGFARLPELRSQKKSSGSVIRLKTDSSPLVFDPTRVTQLSWEPRAFLYKGFLSDKECDHLIDLAKDKLEKSMVADNESGKSVSSEVRTSSGMFLRKAQDEIVAAIEARISAWTLLPAENGESIQILHYENGQKYEPHFDFFHDKVNQELGGHRIATVLMYLSNVEKGGETIFPNSEFKESQEKDESWSDCARKGYAVKARKGDALLFFSLRPDATTDVKSLHGSCPVIEGEKWSATKWIHVRSFEKATRVSRQDCVDENENCQIWAKRGECKKNPTYMVGSEDALGYCRKSCRAC; this is encoded by the exons ATGGATTCCCGACGATTCCTCGCTTTTTGTCTCTGTTTTCTCTCCGTCTTTACAGGCTTCGCTCGCTTGCCGGAATTGCGTTCGCAGAAGAAATC AAGTGGATCTGTGATTCGATTGAAGACGGATTCATCTCCGCTCGTTTTCGATCCAACACGAGTCACTCAACTCTCCTGGGAACCCAG GGCATTTTTGTATAAGGGATTTTTATCTGATAAGGAATGTGATCATCTAATCGATCTG GCCAAGGATAAATTGGAGAAGTCAATGGTAGCAGATAATGAGTCTGGTAAGAGTGTAAGTAGTGAAGTCCGAACGAGTTCTGGCATGTTCCTTCGGAAAGCCCAG GATGAGATTGTTGCTGCCATTGAGGCCAGGATATCTGCATGGACATTACTTCCCGCAG AAAATGGAGAATCCATTCAAATTCTTCACTATGAGAATGGTCAAAAGTATGAAccacattttgatttttttcacgACAAGGTGAATCAGGAGTTGGGTGGCCACCGAATAGCCACAGTCTTGATGTATTTATCCAATGTTGAAAAGGGTGGAGAAACCATCTTTCCAAATTCAGAG TTTAAAGAATCTCAAGAAAAGGATGAAAGCTGGTCTGATTGTGCTCGAAAGGGTTATGCAG TTAAAGCACGGAAGGGTGATGCACTGTTGTTCTTCAGCCTCCGTCCCGATGCAACGACGGATGTCAAAAGCTTGCACGGTAGTTGCCCTGTAATTGAGGGCGAGAAATGGTCTGCAACCAAGTGGATTCACGTGAGATCCTTTGAGAAGGCAACTCGTGTAAGTAGGCAGGATTGTGTGGACGAGAACGAAAATTGCCAGATATGGGCAAAAAGGGGAGAGTGCAAAAAGAACCCGACCTACATGGTGGGTTCTGAAGATGCTTTAGGATACTGTAGGAAGAGTTGCAGAGCATGTTAA